Proteins encoded by one window of Gemmatimonadaceae bacterium:
- a CDS encoding ABC transporter permease, which produces MATVKGLRARLRALFRRGAAERELDEELRFHIEMETEQNLRSGMPPAEARRRALRDFGGVQPTKEAHRDVRGRWLEELIADTRYALRTLRRAPVLAGAAIITLALGIGANTTIFSAVNAEILKPLPFASPGRLVMLWEENPEKGWHEQLCAPANAFDWKDQVRAFADVALYFQGAGQATLTGEGTPQILKAAGVSGNFFDLLGVRVQLGRALTADETWSASGVAHTAVISDRFWRERFGADGHVIGRSIRIDGQPTEIVGVAPAGFALPVEGVDIWQPMAWKPELRRKIFFRRAHFVRAIARLAPGASFETADAQLQTVASRLKLQYPETNKYMGAGLTPLHRFLVGDTQLPLLVLLASVALLLLIACANVGNLLLVRAAGREREAALRLTLGAGRRRLAKQALTESLVLSALGGVAGVALGVVGIRVLEALLPGGMLRSSHFAVDWTVLGYVVLIVLGSGILFGTAPALWMGRRSPAESLKEGGRGGDSRRMRRWTELLVVGEVALAVVLTLGAGLLVRSFRELISVDPGFDPRGVLAMQIALSGPKYDSASQQRLFFEQLVERVKALPGVEGAAVTTVPPLAGTGYTSDFAIAGRPAGEYYTEITHRSVMTDYFHVMHVRLLRGRIFTAADRQGAPHVLIINEQVAQKYFKGQDPVGQRITFDKIPNDSSEWSTIVGVVAGERQRDLSSEPLIEAYIPYAQEIQSAVSLLSRTNGDPSGLAPAIRRILGEMDHNVAVADVRSMEMIRAASLARERFLMAMLVVFAGVGLLLAVVGVYGVLAQVARRRTREMGIRIALGSPIGQVRWLVVRHGLGLVTVGVVIGISAALVATRGLGALLYHVAPADPVTFVTIPMLLAITGVAAAWVPAIQASRADPAVALRSE; this is translated from the coding sequence ATGGCAACCGTCAAAGGGCTGCGCGCCCGCCTCCGTGCGCTCTTCCGCCGCGGCGCCGCCGAACGCGAGCTGGACGAAGAGCTCCGCTTTCACATCGAGATGGAAACCGAGCAGAATCTGCGAAGCGGGATGCCTCCAGCCGAGGCGCGCCGACGCGCGCTGCGCGACTTCGGTGGCGTCCAGCCGACCAAGGAAGCGCACCGGGACGTTCGCGGCCGCTGGCTCGAGGAGCTGATCGCCGACACTCGTTATGCGCTGCGAACGCTGCGACGCGCGCCGGTGCTTGCGGGTGCGGCAATCATCACCCTTGCCCTGGGCATCGGCGCCAACACCACCATCTTTTCGGCCGTCAATGCGGAGATCCTCAAGCCGCTACCCTTCGCCAGCCCGGGCCGTCTCGTTATGCTGTGGGAAGAGAATCCCGAGAAGGGCTGGCACGAACAGCTCTGCGCGCCTGCGAACGCATTCGACTGGAAAGATCAGGTTCGCGCGTTCGCAGACGTCGCGCTCTATTTCCAGGGCGCCGGGCAGGCGACGCTGACCGGTGAAGGCACGCCGCAGATTCTCAAAGCTGCGGGTGTCAGCGGCAACTTCTTCGATCTGCTCGGTGTCCGTGTGCAGCTCGGCCGCGCGCTCACGGCTGATGAGACCTGGTCCGCGAGCGGCGTCGCGCACACTGCGGTGATCTCGGATCGTTTCTGGCGCGAGCGCTTCGGTGCCGACGGGCACGTCATTGGCCGCAGCATTCGCATCGATGGCCAGCCGACCGAGATCGTCGGCGTAGCTCCGGCGGGATTCGCCCTTCCAGTCGAGGGCGTCGACATCTGGCAGCCGATGGCGTGGAAGCCCGAGCTCCGGAGAAAGATCTTTTTCCGGCGTGCTCATTTCGTGCGCGCGATCGCGCGGCTCGCTCCCGGCGCCTCCTTCGAGACTGCCGACGCGCAGCTTCAGACGGTCGCGAGCCGTCTCAAGTTGCAGTACCCGGAGACCAATAAGTACATGGGCGCGGGCCTCACACCGCTGCACCGCTTTCTCGTCGGCGACACGCAGCTGCCGCTGCTCGTGCTGCTCGCCTCCGTCGCGCTGCTACTGCTCATTGCCTGCGCCAATGTCGGCAACCTGCTTCTCGTTCGAGCCGCGGGCCGCGAGCGTGAGGCGGCGCTCCGCCTGACGCTCGGCGCCGGTCGACGGCGTCTCGCGAAGCAGGCACTCACCGAAAGTCTTGTGCTTTCGGCGCTCGGCGGCGTTGCCGGCGTCGCACTCGGTGTCGTCGGCATCCGTGTGCTCGAGGCGCTGCTGCCGGGTGGCATGCTCCGCTCATCGCACTTCGCGGTCGACTGGACCGTGCTCGGCTACGTTGTCCTCATCGTGCTCGGAAGCGGTATTCTCTTTGGTACGGCGCCCGCGCTCTGGATGGGTCGTCGCAGTCCCGCGGAATCGCTGAAGGAGGGAGGACGCGGCGGCGATTCGCGCCGCATGCGCCGCTGGACCGAGTTGCTGGTGGTCGGCGAAGTCGCGCTCGCCGTCGTGTTGACGTTAGGCGCCGGGCTGCTCGTGCGCAGCTTTCGCGAGCTGATCAGCGTCGATCCCGGCTTCGATCCGCGCGGCGTGCTCGCGATGCAGATCGCGTTGTCGGGACCGAAGTACGACTCGGCGTCCCAACAGCGTCTCTTCTTCGAGCAACTCGTCGAGCGCGTCAAGGCCCTCCCTGGCGTCGAAGGCGCCGCGGTGACGACGGTGCCTCCTCTCGCTGGTACCGGCTACACGAGCGATTTCGCCATCGCCGGACGCCCTGCGGGCGAGTACTACACGGAGATCACGCATCGCTCCGTGATGACGGATTACTTCCACGTCATGCACGTGCGGCTGCTCCGCGGCCGAATCTTCACTGCGGCGGACAGGCAGGGCGCGCCACACGTGCTCATCATCAACGAGCAGGTCGCGCAGAAGTACTTCAAGGGCCAGGACCCCGTCGGCCAGCGCATCACCTTCGACAAGATACCTAACGACTCCTCGGAGTGGTCGACGATCGTGGGCGTCGTCGCCGGCGAGCGCCAGCGTGACCTCTCCTCCGAGCCGTTGATCGAGGCGTACATCCCGTATGCGCAAGAGATCCAGTCCGCGGTGTCGCTGCTCTCACGGACGAACGGTGATCCGAGCGGCCTCGCCCCGGCAATCCGTCGCATCCTCGGCGAGATGGATCACAATGTCGCCGTCGCCGACGTCCGCTCGATGGAGATGATACGCGCCGCGTCGCTCGCTCGTGAGCGTTTTCTCATGGCGATGCTCGTCGTCTTCGCCGGCGTGGGGCTCTTGCTCGCCGTGGTTGGCGTCTACGGTGTACTCGCTCAGGTCGCGCGACGCCGCACGCGCGAGATGGGCATCCGCATCGCCCTCGGGTCGCCGATCGGGCAGGTGCGATGGCTGGTCGTTAGGCACGGCCTCGGGCTCGTCACGGTCGGCGTCGTCATCGGCATCTCGGCGGCGCTCGTCGCGACACGCGGACTCGGTGCGCTTCTGTACCACGTCGCGCCCGCGGACCCGGTGACGTTCGTCACGATTCCGATGCTGCTCGCGATCACGGGAGTCGCTGCAGCGTGGGTTCCGGCCATTCAGGCGAGTCGCGCTGATCCCGCGGTCGCGTTGCGCTCCGAGTAA
- a CDS encoding M20/M25/M40 family metallo-hydrolase, whose protein sequence is MPALRFTLRRAALVATAFIPVMPSLIYAQQSASIDWNRLREETVEVLADYIRINTTNPPGNELQTALYLKRILDREGIPAEILDTAELKPAGRANLYARLKGNGTKKAIALVHHMDVVPSDPRYWSVDPFSGRIKDGYVWGRGALDMKGEGIIHLMAMIALKRSGVPLNRDIVFIANSDEELDGLGAETFVNRHADVLKDVEYLITEGGDNKFENGKLAYYGVGIAEKRTFWQHVTVHGTPSHGSRPTSKNPVPRLVAALDRIAKYETPLHVTPGVDKYFRDISRSYSGEQKQWLSNVRVALNDPAARSWILSDVYWNAILRNTISLTGLKGSNKTNVIPAEASADLDVRLLPDADPDEFLATLQGVVADTAVHFEPELAPKPALESPIETEFFHAIERAAHDRDPNAFVTTPMLTGATDRPTYRKLGIVTYGFDPFKVETTDAQRGVHGNDERLSVENVGFGVHYLYDVLRYAQGTRVTP, encoded by the coding sequence ATGCCTGCCTTGCGCTTTACTCTTCGCCGTGCCGCACTTGTCGCCACGGCTTTCATTCCGGTAATGCCTTCGCTCATCTACGCGCAGCAGTCTGCCTCGATCGATTGGAATCGTTTGCGCGAGGAAACGGTGGAGGTTCTCGCCGACTACATCCGAATCAACACGACCAATCCTCCGGGCAACGAGCTCCAGACGGCGCTCTATCTGAAGCGCATCCTCGATCGTGAAGGAATCCCTGCGGAGATTCTCGACACGGCCGAGCTCAAGCCAGCCGGCCGCGCAAACCTCTACGCTCGGCTCAAGGGCAACGGAACGAAGAAAGCCATTGCGCTCGTCCACCATATGGATGTCGTTCCGTCCGATCCCCGCTACTGGAGCGTCGACCCTTTTTCCGGCAGGATCAAGGACGGTTACGTGTGGGGACGCGGCGCGCTAGACATGAAGGGGGAGGGGATTATCCACCTCATGGCGATGATCGCGCTCAAGCGCAGCGGTGTGCCGCTCAATCGCGACATCGTCTTCATCGCCAACTCCGACGAGGAGTTGGACGGCCTCGGCGCGGAGACCTTCGTCAATCGGCACGCCGACGTTCTAAAGGATGTGGAATACCTCATCACCGAGGGCGGAGACAACAAGTTCGAGAACGGAAAGCTTGCGTACTATGGTGTCGGCATCGCCGAGAAGCGGACCTTCTGGCAGCACGTGACCGTGCACGGAACGCCGTCCCACGGATCACGTCCGACGAGCAAGAATCCGGTGCCGCGTCTCGTTGCGGCGCTCGATCGGATTGCCAAGTACGAAACGCCATTGCACGTCACGCCTGGCGTCGACAAATACTTCCGCGACATCTCGCGAAGCTATTCCGGCGAGCAGAAACAATGGCTGTCGAACGTCCGCGTAGCGTTGAATGATCCAGCGGCGCGCTCCTGGATTCTCAGCGACGTGTACTGGAACGCGATCCTTCGCAATACGATCTCGCTCACGGGACTCAAGGGCTCTAACAAGACGAATGTCATTCCGGCCGAGGCGTCCGCGGACCTCGACGTTCGGCTTCTGCCCGACGCGGACCCAGACGAATTTCTCGCCACACTGCAGGGTGTCGTCGCCGACACGGCGGTACACTTCGAGCCTGAGCTCGCGCCCAAGCCAGCCCTCGAGAGTCCAATCGAAACGGAATTCTTCCATGCGATCGAGCGTGCCGCGCACGATCGCGATCCGAACGCCTTCGTGACGACACCCATGCTCACCGGCGCGACCGATCGGCCGACGTATCGGAAGCTCGGTATCGTGACGTATGGCTTCGATCCGTTCAAGGTCGAAACCACCGATGCACAACGCGGTGTGCACGGCAACGACGAACGCCTCTCGGTGGAGAATGTCGGTTTCGGTGTGCACTATCTCTACGACGTGTTGCGCTACGCGCAGGGGACGCGCGTCACGCCATGA
- a CDS encoding ABC transporter ATP-binding protein yields the protein MSNSLAVSVRGLRKRYDDVVAVDGLDLEIATGECFGLLGPNGAGKTTTVEICEGLTAPDEGEVVVLGRRWSSDERELRERLGIQLQETQLAEKLTVAETLELFRSFYQRGRAVDDVIRLVQLDEKRDGRVGKLSGGQKQRLALACAIVGDPDLLFLDEPTTGLDPQSRRQIWELVEEFKSMGRSILLTTHYMDEAERLCDRVAIVDHGRVIALGTPRELISSLGADHVVEFVLVHDGGDLNEQTLRAMDGVRGVRRSGAGNNGNAWELRSSELHRSVPALLAELTRHDLQLAALRTHSATLEDVFVHLTGRQLRDE from the coding sequence ATGAGCAATTCACTGGCGGTGTCGGTGCGGGGGCTGCGCAAGCGCTACGACGACGTCGTCGCCGTGGACGGACTCGATCTCGAGATCGCCACCGGCGAGTGCTTCGGGCTGCTCGGGCCTAACGGTGCCGGTAAGACGACGACCGTCGAGATCTGCGAGGGGCTTACCGCGCCAGACGAAGGGGAGGTCGTCGTGCTCGGCCGCCGGTGGTCGAGCGACGAGCGCGAGCTCCGCGAGCGACTTGGCATCCAACTCCAGGAGACACAGCTGGCGGAGAAGCTGACTGTCGCCGAAACGCTCGAGCTCTTTCGCAGCTTCTACCAACGCGGTCGTGCGGTCGATGATGTGATTCGGCTCGTGCAGCTCGACGAAAAGCGCGACGGTCGGGTCGGCAAGCTCTCGGGTGGACAGAAGCAGCGGCTCGCGCTGGCATGCGCGATCGTGGGCGATCCGGACCTGCTATTCCTCGACGAGCCGACGACCGGACTCGATCCGCAGTCGCGTCGCCAGATCTGGGAATTGGTAGAGGAATTCAAGTCGATGGGTCGCTCGATTCTGCTCACGACGCACTACATGGACGAAGCGGAGCGCCTCTGCGATCGCGTGGCGATCGTCGATCACGGCCGCGTGATCGCGCTTGGCACACCTCGTGAGCTGATATCGTCGTTAGGCGCCGACCACGTGGTCGAGTTCGTGCTCGTTCACGACGGCGGCGACCTGAACGAACAGACGCTGCGCGCGATGGACGGCGTCCGCGGCGTGCGGCGCTCCGGCGCCGGGAACAACGGCAACGCGTGGGAGCTGCGCTCGAGCGAGCTCCATCGCAGTGTGCCGGCGCTGTTGGCCGAGCTGACGCGGCACGACCTCCAGCTCGCCGCACTGCGCACGCACTCGGCGACCCTCGAGGACGTGTTCGTCCACCTGACGGGGAGGCAGCTGCGCGATGAGTGA
- a CDS encoding PadR family transcriptional regulator gives MAAAPSAADVLRGTLDLLVLKTLTLAPMHGWGISQRIQQFSRGVLDVNQGSLYPALQRLEQKGWIESEWHTTENNRRAKYYNLTRAGRRAVGDEAASWRRYVEAVELILQVS, from the coding sequence GTGGCCGCCGCTCCCTCTGCCGCCGACGTCCTCCGCGGCACCCTCGACCTGCTCGTCCTCAAGACGCTGACCCTCGCGCCAATGCATGGCTGGGGCATCAGCCAGCGCATCCAGCAGTTCTCGCGTGGAGTGCTCGACGTCAATCAAGGCTCGCTCTACCCCGCCCTCCAGCGCCTCGAGCAGAAGGGCTGGATCGAAAGCGAGTGGCACACCACCGAGAACAACCGCCGCGCGAAGTACTACAACCTCACGCGCGCCGGTCGCCGCGCCGTTGGCGACGAAGCCGCAAGCTGGCGGCGGTACGTCGAGGCGGTCGAGCTCATTCTACAGGTCAGCTGA